Proteins from one Pantoea cypripedii genomic window:
- the uhpB gene encoding signal transduction histidine-protein kinase/phosphatase UhpB: protein MATLLVRCIAVVASLLIFCAAWFSLWSISLHLVDNPTLAVLLFPFGLRLGLMLQCPRGYWALLLGAEWLLLGFLTQEIALPQLPLLIVGGLLTLVPLCLVYRYRHMRESRTLLQMASVLIVCALLQSLPWATKGHDGLTVLLLTLTGGLTLAPTCLVFWHYLTRTAWHPLTPALLSQPIHWRAHHLIRYLLLFVVSLWLQLGLPAELARFTPFCLALPIIALAWHYGWQGALIASLMNTIALIASRTWHDHPVDLLLSLLAQSLTGLLLGAGIQHLRQLNQSLQTELARNHQLVGRLLETEESVRREIARELHDDIGQTITAIRTQAGIVQRLAADNPAARQSGALIEQLSLGVYDAVRRLLGRLRPRQLDDLSLQEAIQALMREMELAGRGIISHLDWRIDESLLTEGQRVTLFRVCQEGLNNIVKHAGASVVSIQSWQHEEELRLVIVDNGCGQPSAHGQAGFGLTGMRERVAALGGTITLSFTQGTRISVTLPHQGG, encoded by the coding sequence ATGGCGACCCTGCTTGTACGGTGCATCGCCGTCGTCGCCAGTTTATTGATCTTTTGTGCGGCCTGGTTCTCACTGTGGAGCATCAGCCTGCATTTGGTCGATAACCCCACGCTGGCGGTTTTGCTGTTTCCTTTTGGTCTGCGTCTTGGATTGATGTTGCAATGCCCCCGCGGCTACTGGGCATTGCTGCTGGGTGCCGAATGGCTGTTGCTGGGCTTTCTGACACAGGAAATCGCCCTGCCGCAATTGCCGCTGTTAATTGTCGGCGGGTTGCTGACGCTGGTGCCGCTCTGCCTGGTCTATCGCTATCGCCACATGCGGGAAAGCCGGACGTTGTTGCAGATGGCAAGCGTACTTATTGTCTGCGCGTTGTTACAATCGCTGCCGTGGGCAACAAAGGGCCATGATGGCCTGACCGTGCTGCTGTTAACCCTGACAGGCGGCCTGACGCTGGCCCCAACCTGTCTGGTGTTCTGGCACTACCTGACTCGCACCGCCTGGCATCCCCTGACGCCCGCGCTGCTCTCTCAGCCCATCCACTGGCGCGCCCATCATCTTATTCGCTATTTGCTGCTGTTTGTGGTCAGCCTGTGGCTGCAACTGGGGCTTCCCGCCGAACTGGCCCGCTTCACCCCGTTTTGTCTGGCGCTGCCGATTATCGCGCTGGCCTGGCACTACGGCTGGCAAGGGGCGCTCATCGCTTCCCTGATGAATACCATTGCCCTGATTGCCAGCCGTACCTGGCACGATCATCCGGTGGATTTACTGCTCTCGTTGCTGGCACAAAGCCTCACCGGATTGCTGCTGGGGGCGGGTATCCAGCATCTGCGCCAGCTGAATCAATCGCTGCAAACCGAGCTGGCGCGTAATCATCAGCTGGTCGGGCGTCTGCTGGAGACGGAAGAAAGCGTGCGACGCGAGATCGCGCGGGAGTTACATGACGATATCGGCCAGACCATCACCGCGATTCGTACCCAGGCGGGAATTGTGCAACGTCTGGCAGCAGACAACCCTGCGGCGAGGCAAAGCGGCGCGCTGATCGAACAGCTGTCGCTGGGGGTTTACGATGCAGTACGGCGCTTGCTCGGCCGCCTGCGTCCGCGTCAGCTGGATGATTTGTCGTTGCAGGAGGCGATCCAGGCGCTGATGCGCGAGATGGAACTGGCCGGACGCGGCATTATCAGCCATCTCGACTGGCGCATTGACGAGTCGTTATTAACTGAAGGACAACGCGTGACGTTGTTTCGTGTCTGTCAGGAGGGGCTGAACAACATCGTCAAACACGCCGGCGCCAGCGTGGTCAGCATCCAGAGCTGGCAGCATGAGGAGGAACTAAGGCTGGTCATCGTAGATAACGGTTGCGGTCAGCCTTCAGCCCACGGGCAAGCGGGCTTTGGTCTGACGGGCATGCGTGAGCGTGTCGCGGCGCTTGGCGGGACGATCACCCTTTCCTTCACGCAAGGAACACGCATCAGCGTCACCCTGCCACACCAGGGCGGATAA